The genomic region TGTAGTCGAGGGCGCTGGTGGCTTCGTCGAGAATCAACAAGCGGGGATTTTGGAGGACGGTACGGGCGATCGCGATCCGTTGGCGTTGCCCCCCGGACAGGGCCGAACCTTTTTCCCCGACTACGGTGTTGTAGCCGTTCGCTAAATCCATGATGAAATCGTGGGCGACGGCGACTTTGGCGGCTTCGACGATCTGTTCGTCGGTGGCGTCGGGATTGGTGAGGGCGATATTGTCGCGGACGGTGCCGTTAAACAGCAAGGTATCTTGCAAGACGACCCCGATCTGACGGCGAACCGAGTAGAGTTCGACCTTATTGATATCGTAACCGTCGATTAAAATGCGTCCGCCTTTGGGTTCGTACAGGCGTTGGAGCAGTTTCATCAAGGTACTTTTACCCGAACCGCTCAAACCGACGATCCCGACGAAACTCCCGGCTTCAAATTCTAAGTTGACATTGAGCAGTTGCAGGCTTTGGCTGCCGGGGAAACTGAAGGAAATATCTTCAAATTTGACCCGCCCTTGAATGTCCGGTAAGGGGATGTTGAGGCGATCGCTCTCGTCCGCTTCCGGCTTGGCTTCGAGGATGTCGCGCAGTCGTTCCACGGACATCGCAGTTTCTTGGAAGGTCTGCCACACTTGCACGAAGCGCAGCAGGGATCCGGTGACGTTGGAGGCGATAATCCGGAAGGCGATCAATTGACCCAAGGTCATTTGCGGCGGATTGCTCAACACCAGGTGCGCCCCGACCCACAAGAGGAACAAGCCGGAGAGTTTGTTGAGAAAATTACTGATCGAACTGGCGGTGGTGGAGGTTTGAACGGTTTTGAATCCGGCGCTGATGTAGCGGGCGTAGCGATCGTACCAATTCCATCGGGATTTGAGTTCGATGTTTTGGGCTTTGACCGTTTGAATGCCGCCGAGGACTTCGACCAAGTAGGACTGGGTGTCGGCGTAGCGTTCGGCGCGCCGTCGCAGCAGTCGTTGGACGATGGGAGAGACGATCGCGATCAGCAAGGTGAATAACGGGACCGTCGCCAACGCTACGGCGGTCATCAACAAGCTGTAGGAGAGCATCACGGCGATGTAAATCACCGAGAAGATGGCGTCGAGGACGACGGTGAGGGCGGTTCCGGTGAGGAATTGGCGAATCCGTTCGAGTTCGCCGACCCGTCCGGCGAGTTCGCCGACCCGGCGCTGGTCGAAGTAGCGCAGGGGCAGGCGCAGCAGGTGGTCGATGACTTGGGACCCCAAGCTCAAATCGAGGCGGTTGGTGGTATCGACAAACAGGTACGTTCGCAGTCCGGTTAGGGCCGCTTCAAAGAAGGCGACGCCGACCATCAACACTCCCAACACGTCGAGGGTGTCGAGACTGTTTTGACCGATGACTTTATCGATAATCACCTGGGTGAGCAGGGGATTGGCCAAGCCGAACAGTTGGACGAAGAAGGAGGCGATAAAGACTTGGACGAGGATGCCTTTGTATTTGAGCAGTTCGGGGAGGAACCACCAGAAGTTAAAGTTTTCCTGGCGATCGGTCGAACCGCGCTGCAACAGCAGGACTTGGCCTTCGGCGCCCCAAATTTCGGTAAATTCTTCCGGTTTTTTGCGGACGATCCCTTTTTCGGGGATGGCAACGGTCAGTTGTTTGGGGGAGATGGCAAATAAAACGGCAAAACTGTCTTGCCAGCGCACCATCGCCGGGGCTTTGAGCCGGGTGATGAGGTTGGCGGGCACGCTGACCATTTGGCCGTTGAGCCCGATCATGGCGCCGACGGAGCCGCACGATTGCAAGCTTAAGGTGCCTTGAGTGCGAATTTGGTTTTCGAGAACTCGCTTGACCGGATCCCGACGAAAGGGGATGGCGAAGTATTTGGCGAGCATCTCGAAACAGGCGACGGGGGCGTTAATCGGCCCGCGTCCGCGCACGAAGGGAAATTTCGGCGGGGGGGCGTTGGGGTCGGGTTCCGGTTCGGGCGGTTTGGGGGGGGCGTAGGGAATGGTTGCCGTGTCTTCGGCGTCGAGGGGGGTTAAGGTTCCGGCGCGGTCTGTGGGACTGGCGGCGAGATCGAAGGGGGGCAGTCCCAGCAAGCGGGCGCCCGTGTCGCTTTGGATTTTGGAACCGAGGGCGTCGGGATTGAGGCGGTTACCGACTTCGACTTCGCCGACGCTGCCGCGACTGACGATCCACAGCCAGTTCGGATCGATCGCGGGTTTGCTGCTGCGTCCTTTGGGAATGTTGACGATGCGCGCGTCCGGGAGGAGTTTGAAGGTGAGGTCTTTGAGGTTGGCGGTGGCGTTGGCTTGCCGTTGCAGTTCGAGGGCGAGCAGCTCGAAGATTTCGATCTCCGAGGCCCGTTGCTCGAAGGCTTCGCCAAACCCCGGTTCGTTGCCGATATAGTGGACGAATTCGTGGCTCGGAATGACGATCGCGATCGTTTCGGTGGAGGCGATGACGGTCTCGCACGCGGTTCCCCGAACTAAGGCGGTCCATCCCAGGACTTCTCCCGATTGGGCCAAACGCAAACTGGCTAGGGATTGTTTGTAGGGGTCGTAGCCGAGGATGCGCGCCTGTCCTTCGTAAAGAATGACGAGCTGGGCGGGCATTTTATCCCGCTCGTAGATCGGTTGTCCGGTACGGTAGCGCAACAGTTGACATTTGGAGGCTAGCGCTTTGAGACTATCGACGCCGAGGCGATCGAATGGGGGGGTTTGAGCTAAAAAGGCCGAAATTTCAGAGGGAGAAACAGTTGAGGTCATGATTGAGACGCTGCGCTTAACCCGAGAGACTGCAAGGAGCTGTTGAGATTTTGAACCTGTTCTCGCAACCAGGTTTCAAACATTTCGTCGATCAAGCGTCGCCGCATGTCGTTGTCGAGTTTAGCCGGAATGAATTTTTCCAGGCGAACGATGACAAACCATTCGGCGAGGGGTCGCGGCGGCCACAGTTGTCCCGGCTGGGAGATCGATAAAAGTTTACCAATCAGGGGGTGGGGTTGGGAGATGGGTACCGGACCGAGTAAGCCTCCCGTGCGCGCTTCGGGTCCTTGGGAATATTCCCGAGCCGCATCGGCAAAGGTTTGCTCGTTTTCTTGGATGCGAAAGTAGACTTCTTGAGCGACGCCAAAGTCTTTGGTCCGAATCAAGGAGTAGAAGACTTGGTCGAGAAAGGTTTTGCGCGCCATAAAATAGTTTTCAACTTTCGGCCCCCAGGTGGCGGTTTTGAATTTCTCGATCGCAATTTTGCGAACCGCCATGGCTTCCATTTCTTTTTCTGTCAGTCCTTGGCTGTCGAGCCACGCTTGACGGGCTTCGGGGGAGGTCAGTTGGTGTTCTACGGCTAGATCTTCTAAGGCTCTGAGCCGTTCTTCGTCGCTACAAGAAAAGTCGGCGATCGCCTCGTCAATCGCAATCCCGCGCAAAAATTGCGGCATTAAGTCATATCGTTTCAGCAAAGCCGGAATTTCCTGGGCTTTAATCGATCGGTTGCCAACTTTCAAAACGTCACTCATTTCACAGCTTCCTTAAAACCACCACGCTTACTACTCTAATGTTGTGTTGGCGGTGGGAAAATATTCGCCTTCTCGCGCACTCGACCCCCGTTACACCCTCAGATTTGTTGCTTTCCATGATAAGCTACCTCACGATTTGGCACGGCGATCGCCCTTCGAGAGTCGCTGTTGGGTCGTTCCCTACCTGCAAAGGTTCCAGAACTTCCCCCGCGCTTCCTCGCTTTTGGCACTCAATATGACATAGGTTCACAACAAGGTATCAGATGCAACCGACGAGACTCAAGCAAGAGAAGTTTCGTTGGTCTCCTGGCGGCAAACCCGTTCTAGAGTGTGCTTTCAAGAAACAAACTAATATTTCGCAATTGCGCCATTTTTTCAAGCGTTTTTCCCTGAAATCCGGATTTTGGGAACGGGAATGGGCGATCGCCAGTCGGGAGTTAGACGTTTGAAGTGACGACAGTGACCACGGCAGCGTTACCCGCTCCATCTACAATCTAAATTCTAAAATTCCATGAAAGTTAGCATTATTACCCCTTGCTACAACGGGAGTGCTTTTATCGAACGCGCCCTCGCTTGCGTCAAACAATCTACTTATCAAAATATCGAACATATTATTATTGACGATCGCTCCACCGATGGCAGCTTTGAGTTACTCCAGCAACTTCAAAAAGACTTCGACTTTACCTTACTCCAATCCGCCGTCAATCAAGGCCCCGCCCAAGCCCGCAATCAGGCGATCGCCCACGCCACGGGAAAATATATTCTTCCTCTCGATTGCGATAACTATTTTCCGGAAGACTATATCGAAAAATTAGTTACAACTGCCGAAGATCTCGGCGAAAATTATTCTCCTATTTACTGCGAAAAAATTATTTACTTCGGTCGCTTAAATCGAGAAATCACTGTTTCCGATTGGTCTTTGAAACGGCTCACCCTCGGTCCGTGTATGGATATGGGATCTCTGTTTACCCGCGATGCCTTTACCCGGGCGGGCGGTTTCGATCGCCACTGCCAGCCGATGGAAGATTATGGCTTATTTCTATCGATGGCTTTACAAGGCTTTGAAGGCTTTAAAGTTCCCCATACTAAACTCTTTTATAATTTACGCCTCGATAGTGTCTCCGATCATTTTAACTTACAAGGTGGCATTGAAAATAAACAAAAAATTATTCGCTATTTGGTTGATAAACATCAAAACCAGTTACAACAACTTGGCTTCGACCCCGAGGCGATCGCCGCCAAACAAATGCAAAGCTTTGGTAAAAATATCCTCAAGAAATGGCTCGATCGCGAACAAAATAAACCGACTCCATCTCCTTCAAATTCCGGCGATCGCGCCCCGGCTACTGACGAGATTTCAGAAACTGCAACAACTGTTCAATTAAACGATCCTTTATTTAAGTTCGTTCCGTTAGATGCCAAACGAATTGTCGAAATTGGCTGCGATCGCGGACGATCTGGAAAGCATTACAAACAACTCAATCCCCACGGGGAATATATCGGCATCGAAACTGACTCCGAACGGGCGATCGCTGCCACAGAAAGCCTCGATCGCGTCATTTTTGGCGATCTAGAAACTCTCGATCCGGCGACGGTGGCGATCGCCGATAACTCCGTCGATTGCATTATTTATAACGATCGCCTTTCCTCTCTCGAAAATCCCCTAAATATTCTCAAACAACACGCCGATTGGTTGAACGAAAACGGACAAGTTCTCGCCCGGATTCCCAACGTGCAGTATTGGCGGCGAATTCTCGAACTGTTACGGGGACAACCGTCGGGCGATCGGTCAAATTCTGTTTTTTTTGACGATATTCGCTTGTTTACCATCGATAAAATTCAGGAACTTTTCGACAAAGCTGGATTGCATATCTACGAAGTTCAAAATCTGAACAACGATGGCGAAAATCCGGACTTTCAAGCCTTTCAAAAAACGATCGCCCCTCTCTTGCAAAAGTTGGCGATCGATCCGGCAACATTCGCCAGCCAAAGTGCTACCGAAACTTACCTGATTCGCGCTCAAAAATCGGCGACACCACCGCGACGATTGCTCGTTCAAACCAATATGATGGGGTCTTGGCCCGTTTATCGCGTTCGCGTCTTAGAACCCGATGCGTTTACCCGCACGATTCCCGGCGTTCGTATCCTCCAAACGGTTAAATCTGCCCCGTTAAATGTGGGGTTGCCCCATGAAGAAAAAGTCTTTATTTGGCAGCGATCGATCTTGCGTAATCCTCAAGATTTTCCTATTTTAAGAAAGCTGATCGAACTCGATTATTTAATTATTGCCGAAACCGATGACGACCCGCTTTATCGTCCCGAATATGAGAATAATCAGTTTCTCAATTTTCGCGGTTGTCATGGGGTTCAAACTTCAACAGAACCGTTAGGAAACTATTTACGCCAACACAATCCCAATGTGGCTGTTTTCCCGAATCAATTGGCTTATTTACCGCCACCGCGTCGTTATCCGGAGGACGAAACCGTGCGGATTTTTTTTGGGGCTTTTCGGCGGGAGGAAGATTGGCAACCGTTAATAGCGTCTTTTAATCAAGTGTTGGCTAAATATGGCGATCGCGTCGAGGTTAGGGTGATTTACGATCGCCAATTTTTTGAGGCGATTGAGGTCGCTAAAAAACAATTTAAGCCGATGTCGAGTTATGAAGAGTATCAAGCCATTATGAGAAGTTGCGATCTGGCGTGGTTACCTTTAAATCCGACTCGGTTTAATCAGATGAAATCAGATCTTAAATTCATTGAATGTGCGGGTCATGGGGTGACTGTTTTAGGGAGTCCGACAGTCTACGAAGCTTCGATCGCCGATGGAGAAACGGGGTTGATTTATCGAGACAAACAGGAGTTTTTAGAGAAGTTAGAAGCGGCGATCGCCGATCGCCAATTGCGACAAACAATTGCACGGAATGCTTATCAATGGGTGGCAACTCATCGTTTACAATGTCTCCATTATCGGCAACGTCATCAGTGGTATTTAGCGTTACGCGATCGCCTACCGGAGTTAAACGCACAATTGCGCCAACGTGTCCCTGAATTGTTTAGTTGAAATTAGGGTTTTACTGTTTTCAGTTCTTTCATTTCCGGAGATAGTTCTTATTGATTTGGAGAGGCGATCGCAATCTCTCAACCTTACCATTTAATTACAGCAATTCGCGCTGTCATGAGGTACAAGAGGCAAAGATACCCCCAACCCCCCTTAAAAATCCCCCTAAATCCCCCTTAAAAAGGGGGATTTAGGGGGATCGAAATGTACCGCCCAACAGCGAAAACTGCTGTATAACCTACAAGATTTGCGTCCGACACCGTTCTAAATAAATGCGGGCTACGCGATCGCCTTCGTCAACTTGTAAGCAGCGTTCAAACTTCACGATCGCCTCGCTATAGGATTTTAAATGATAGAGAATCACGCCACTTTCAAACGTTCCTTTTGTTTCTAATTTAGACATTTTTAAATCTTCCGGATCGGCATCGAATACTTCAAAAACAGAAACTGTTTGCGATTTACCTTTGACTTTGACACAATCGATCAGGCGTAAACTGTATTGATTGGCATCTTCTAATTCGAGAAAAGTCTGATGGGAAATCAATAAAGAAACGCCATAGTTTTTAGTCAATCCTTCGATTCTGGCGGCTAAATTGACCGCATCGCCGATCGCGGTCCCTTCCATGCGATTTTGGCCGCCGACGGTGCCTAAAATAATCGAACCCGTGTTAATACCGATGCCAATTTTAACCGCAGTTTCGCCGAGTTGTAGCCGTTCCTGATTGTAATCTTTCAAGCGATTTAACATGGCGATCGCCGCCTTGACAGCGTCGTCCGCCTTGCCGCTAAATAAGGCCATAATGGCATCGCCGATATATTTATCGATAAATCCATCGTGGTCGGCGATCGCCGATTCCATGCGACTCAAATAAGCATTAATAAATTTAAAACTGTCTTCCGGGGTCAATTGTTCGGAGATTGTGGTAAAATCTCGAATATCCGAAAACAAAATTGACATATTTTTTTGGATGGCATCGCCTAACGAAACTTCGACGATGGTTTCGTGTCCGAGAAAATGTAAAAACTCATGGGGGACGAATCTACCGTAAGCTTCGGTTAATTCTAATTCTGCCTCTAAAGCTTCTTCTAAATTGAGATTGGCTTGCTCTAATTGTTCGGTAAATCGTTCCCGTTCGACTTCGACTTGTCGCCGTTCGGTAATATCTTGGAAGGCAACGATCGCAAAAGTCACGTCTCCTTTATCGTCAAAAATGGGCGTTCCCCACGCTTCGATCGGAATGCGTTTGTCCGAACGATGAATTTCGAGATCGTCGCTGGTCGATCGCTCGCCACGCAATGCACGAACCATGGGCAATTGTTCCGAGGGATAAAGGCGATCGCTACGGGCCATATAAATTTGATAAACTTGACCCAATCCCTCGGAATTGACCTCGCTGACGACGCCGCGACCGAGTAAATCTTTCCCGACCCGATTGATATAGTACGGCTGACCTTCTCCGGTGAGAACGACGACGCCGACGGGGAGGGCTTCTAAAAACTGTTTGAGACGGCTTTCACTTTCTCTGAGTTCGTAATATAACTTCGCATTTTCAATCGAGATCGTGGCGATTTGCAGGTGGGTTTTAATGCGGGCGAGCAGTTCGTTTTTAGAAATCGGTTTGGTTAAATAATCGTTGGCCCCTACCCCTAAACCGTGAACGAGATCGGAAACTTGATTTTTGGCGGTGAGCATTAAAATGGGCAGTTGGGTTGAGGGGAAATGCTCGCGCAATTTTTGACAGACTTCATACCCGGTCATTTTGGGCATCATGACATCGAGAAGCACTAAATCGGGTTCAAAACCATTTTCGATGATTTCGAGGGCTTCCAAGCCGTTAGAAGCGGAAGCGATCGTGTAATTTTCGAGGGAGAGGTGGTTGACTAAAACTTGTAAATTAACGGGTTCGTCATCGACGATCAAAAGTTTGACTTTTTCCGAATCGATCGCGCCGTCGGGATCGGCGGGGATGTCCTGTTCCGGTGGGGCGATCTCATCGAATGCCTCGCGATCGCGCAAAGAAGACACCACCGACGCACTCAAACTCTGGCGTTGTTGGCAAGAAACGATTTGCGGGTCCGCATCTTCGGCAATCGGCAGGGTAAACGCGAACCGGGACCCTTCGCCGACGGTGGATTCGACCTGGATTTCGCCGCCGTGGAGTTCGACGAGTTGCTTGGTAATCGCCAGTCCCAATCCCGTTCCGCCGTACTGACGGGCGGTGGATCCGTCGGCTTGCTCGAAGGATTCAAAAATGCGGTCTAATTTATCGGGGGGGATGCCGATCCCCGTATCGCTGACGGCGACGGTCAGATGTTGGCGGTCCGGGACTTCCCAGGCGGACAGGGTGACGGCCCCGGTATCGGTAAACTTGATCGCGTTGCCGACTAAGTTGTAGAGAATTTGCTGGAGACGGTTTTCGTCGGCCCAGGCGGCGGGGAGGTCTTCGGGAATCTCGTTGACTAATTTGAGGGGTTTTTTGCCGACGAGGGTCTGACTGAGGGTGAGGACGACTTCGACGATTTCGCGCAAGCCGACGGGTTTGAGTTGCAGTTCGATGTTTTGGTGGCGCAGTTTGGAGAAATCGAGGATGTCGTTGATTAAATTGGCCAACCGCCGCCCGGTTTGGGCGATCGTAATTAGGTTTTTGCGCTGTAAGTCGGTGAGGGTTCCGGTGGCGCCGTCGAGCATCGATTCGGCGATGCCGATGGTGCCGTTGAGGGGGGTTCGCAGTTCGTGGGAGGTGTTGGCGAGAAATTCGTCTTTGAGTTGGTCGAGGTGTTGGAGTTGGATGTTTTTGGCTTCTAAGTGGGCGAAGGAGTCTTGTAATTGGGCGGCCATGCGTTGAAACGATCGCGCCAACTCTCCGAGTTCGTCGGCGCGGTTGACGGGGAGGGATTGCTCCCAATGGCTATCGGCGAGGGCTTTAGCGGCGTCGTTGAGTCGCCAAATCGGACCGAGAACCCAGCGCGAGGTGGCCATCCCGATCGCGATCGCCACGACTAAGGCGACCGCACACAGAGCGATCGTCGTGCGGGTGTTGGCGTGGATGCGGGCCATGAAGTCGGACTCGGGAATGACGACGACAATCGACCAGTCGAGTCCCCGTTCGTCGTGAAAGGGCGCCACTTGCACTAATTGCGGTTCGCCGTCGAGGTCGAAGCGAAATTGTGTCGGCTGTTCGATGCGATCGAGGCTGGGGACGCGATCGTCTAAAAAACGGGCGGTGGCGCGGACGAGGCGATCGCTGCTGTGACGGGCTTGCAGGCGTTCGACGCGATCGCCCGTGGTGGTAAACGGCGGCGTCGGCGTCGAGGAGGCGACTAACTGACCGTCCCGTTCGATAATAAAGGTCTGCCCGGTTTTGCCGATTTCGAGGGTTCGCAAAAATTGGCCGATTTCGAGTAAG from Oxynema aestuarii AP17 harbors:
- a CDS encoding peptidase domain-containing ABC transporter, which translates into the protein MTSTVSPSEISAFLAQTPPFDRLGVDSLKALASKCQLLRYRTGQPIYERDKMPAQLVILYEGQARILGYDPYKQSLASLRLAQSGEVLGWTALVRGTACETVIASTETIAIVIPSHEFVHYIGNEPGFGEAFEQRASEIEIFELLALELQRQANATANLKDLTFKLLPDARIVNIPKGRSSKPAIDPNWLWIVSRGSVGEVEVGNRLNPDALGSKIQSDTGARLLGLPPFDLAASPTDRAGTLTPLDAEDTATIPYAPPKPPEPEPDPNAPPPKFPFVRGRGPINAPVACFEMLAKYFAIPFRRDPVKRVLENQIRTQGTLSLQSCGSVGAMIGLNGQMVSVPANLITRLKAPAMVRWQDSFAVLFAISPKQLTVAIPEKGIVRKKPEEFTEIWGAEGQVLLLQRGSTDRQENFNFWWFLPELLKYKGILVQVFIASFFVQLFGLANPLLTQVIIDKVIGQNSLDTLDVLGVLMVGVAFFEAALTGLRTYLFVDTTNRLDLSLGSQVIDHLLRLPLRYFDQRRVGELAGRVGELERIRQFLTGTALTVVLDAIFSVIYIAVMLSYSLLMTAVALATVPLFTLLIAIVSPIVQRLLRRRAERYADTQSYLVEVLGGIQTVKAQNIELKSRWNWYDRYARYISAGFKTVQTSTTASSISNFLNKLSGLFLLWVGAHLVLSNPPQMTLGQLIAFRIIASNVTGSLLRFVQVWQTFQETAMSVERLRDILEAKPEADESDRLNIPLPDIQGRVKFEDISFSFPGSQSLQLLNVNLEFEAGSFVGIVGLSGSGKSTLMKLLQRLYEPKGGRILIDGYDINKVELYSVRRQIGVVLQDTLLFNGTVRDNIALTNPDATDEQIVEAAKVAVAHDFIMDLANGYNTVVGEKGSALSGGQRQRIAIARTVLQNPRLLILDEATSALDYNSESQVSRNLAEAFAGRTVFFITHRLTTVKNADAIVMMDRGSVVEEGSHDELMALKGRYYALYQQQESQL
- a CDS encoding peptidylprolyl isomerase, coding for MSDVLKVGNRSIKAQEIPALLKRYDLMPQFLRGIAIDEAIADFSCSDEERLRALEDLAVEHQLTSPEARQAWLDSQGLTEKEMEAMAVRKIAIEKFKTATWGPKVENYFMARKTFLDQVFYSLIRTKDFGVAQEVYFRIQENEQTFADAAREYSQGPEARTGGLLGPVPISQPHPLIGKLLSISQPGQLWPPRPLAEWFVIVRLEKFIPAKLDNDMRRRLIDEMFETWLREQVQNLNSSLQSLGLSAASQS
- a CDS encoding glycosyltransferase, whose amino-acid sequence is MKVSIITPCYNGSAFIERALACVKQSTYQNIEHIIIDDRSTDGSFELLQQLQKDFDFTLLQSAVNQGPAQARNQAIAHATGKYILPLDCDNYFPEDYIEKLVTTAEDLGENYSPIYCEKIIYFGRLNREITVSDWSLKRLTLGPCMDMGSLFTRDAFTRAGGFDRHCQPMEDYGLFLSMALQGFEGFKVPHTKLFYNLRLDSVSDHFNLQGGIENKQKIIRYLVDKHQNQLQQLGFDPEAIAAKQMQSFGKNILKKWLDREQNKPTPSPSNSGDRAPATDEISETATTVQLNDPLFKFVPLDAKRIVEIGCDRGRSGKHYKQLNPHGEYIGIETDSERAIAATESLDRVIFGDLETLDPATVAIADNSVDCIIYNDRLSSLENPLNILKQHADWLNENGQVLARIPNVQYWRRILELLRGQPSGDRSNSVFFDDIRLFTIDKIQELFDKAGLHIYEVQNLNNDGENPDFQAFQKTIAPLLQKLAIDPATFASQSATETYLIRAQKSATPPRRLLVQTNMMGSWPVYRVRVLEPDAFTRTIPGVRILQTVKSAPLNVGLPHEEKVFIWQRSILRNPQDFPILRKLIELDYLIIAETDDDPLYRPEYENNQFLNFRGCHGVQTSTEPLGNYLRQHNPNVAVFPNQLAYLPPPRRYPEDETVRIFFGAFRREEDWQPLIASFNQVLAKYGDRVEVRVIYDRQFFEAIEVAKKQFKPMSSYEEYQAIMRSCDLAWLPLNPTRFNQMKSDLKFIECAGHGVTVLGSPTVYEASIADGETGLIYRDKQEFLEKLEAAIADRQLRQTIARNAYQWVATHRLQCLHYRQRHQWYLALRDRLPELNAQLRQRVPELFS
- a CDS encoding ATP-binding protein; protein product: MSIHRLQSLGVRLSQKFSLRTVFIVPFVVQILAAVGLTGYLSYRNGQEAVEDLATQLRDEIVNRIEQRLNSHLATPHTINQLNLDAVRLGELPLPETRNPENALRQLERHFWRQIQVFDSATYIYFGSPQEYFSGAERVGDGSFNVASWEARRGNEFYTYSTDEEGNRDRLVSAVPGYDLLTRPWYTTAVRAGKATWGEIYLWAAPYANLALPAVRPIYDRAGRLQGVFAVDISLLEIGQFLRTLEIGKTGQTFIIERDGQLVASSTPTPPFTTTGDRVERLQARHSSDRLVRATARFLDDRVPSLDRIEQPTQFRFDLDGEPQLVQVAPFHDERGLDWSIVVVIPESDFMARIHANTRTTIALCAVALVVAIAIGMATSRWVLGPIWRLNDAAKALADSHWEQSLPVNRADELGELARSFQRMAAQLQDSFAHLEAKNIQLQHLDQLKDEFLANTSHELRTPLNGTIGIAESMLDGATGTLTDLQRKNLITIAQTGRRLANLINDILDFSKLRHQNIELQLKPVGLREIVEVVLTLSQTLVGKKPLKLVNEIPEDLPAAWADENRLQQILYNLVGNAIKFTDTGAVTLSAWEVPDRQHLTVAVSDTGIGIPPDKLDRIFESFEQADGSTARQYGGTGLGLAITKQLVELHGGEIQVESTVGEGSRFAFTLPIAEDADPQIVSCQQRQSLSASVVSSLRDREAFDEIAPPEQDIPADPDGAIDSEKVKLLIVDDEPVNLQVLVNHLSLENYTIASASNGLEALEIIENGFEPDLVLLDVMMPKMTGYEVCQKLREHFPSTQLPILMLTAKNQVSDLVHGLGVGANDYLTKPISKNELLARIKTHLQIATISIENAKLYYELRESESRLKQFLEALPVGVVVLTGEGQPYYINRVGKDLLGRGVVSEVNSEGLGQVYQIYMARSDRLYPSEQLPMVRALRGERSTSDDLEIHRSDKRIPIEAWGTPIFDDKGDVTFAIVAFQDITERRQVEVERERFTEQLEQANLNLEEALEAELELTEAYGRFVPHEFLHFLGHETIVEVSLGDAIQKNMSILFSDIRDFTTISEQLTPEDSFKFINAYLSRMESAIADHDGFIDKYIGDAIMALFSGKADDAVKAAIAMLNRLKDYNQERLQLGETAVKIGIGINTGSIILGTVGGQNRMEGTAIGDAVNLAARIEGLTKNYGVSLLISHQTFLELEDANQYSLRLIDCVKVKGKSQTVSVFEVFDADPEDLKMSKLETKGTFESGVILYHLKSYSEAIVKFERCLQVDEGDRVARIYLERCRTQIL